A genome region from [Limnothrix rosea] IAM M-220 includes the following:
- a CDS encoding phosphoribulokinase has protein sequence MSKKHPIIAVTGSSGAGTSTVKRAFEHIFRRENINPVIVEGDSYHKFNRAEMRDMMAKASAGGKNLSHFGLYCNILDKLEELFKEYGESGTGKKRYYLHNPSEADFHNKRLGTECQSGEFTPWEDIATDSDILFYEGLHGGVIDKNKNVNVAQYVDLLVGVVPIVNLEWIQKIARDNSERGYSAEAIVDTILRRMPDYVNYITPQFSNTHINFQRVATVDTSNPFIARDIPTPDESFVVVHTNKRFRERFDIDFRYLLDMIPNSFMSRHTTLVVPGSKMGFTMEIILAPLIHQMIEEAGN, from the coding sequence ATGTCTAAAAAACATCCGATTATTGCAGTCACAGGCTCTTCCGGTGCCGGAACCTCCACTGTAAAGCGTGCATTTGAACATATTTTCCGTCGCGAAAACATTAACCCCGTCATCGTTGAAGGCGACAGCTACCACAAGTTCAACCGTGCAGAAATGCGTGACATGATGGCAAAAGCCTCAGCAGGGGGCAAAAACCTCAGTCACTTCGGTCTATACTGCAACATCCTCGACAAGCTCGAAGAACTATTCAAAGAATATGGCGAGTCCGGCACAGGCAAAAAACGCTACTATCTCCACAACCCCTCCGAAGCAGACTTCCACAACAAAAGACTAGGTACAGAATGCCAATCCGGCGAATTTACACCTTGGGAAGATATCGCCACAGATAGCGACATTTTATTTTATGAAGGTCTCCACGGTGGCGTAATTGATAAAAATAAAAACGTGAACGTTGCCCAGTACGTTGACCTACTTGTCGGCGTTGTCCCCATCGTGAACCTTGAGTGGATCCAAAAAATTGCCCGTGACAACTCAGAGCGCGGCTACAGTGCCGAGGCGATCGTTGACACAATTTTGCGTCGGATGCCTGACTACGTAAACTACATTACCCCCCAGTTTTCCAACACCCACATCAACTTCCAACGAGTGGCAACCGTTGACACCTCCAACCCCTTCATCGCCCGTGATATTCCCACACCCGATGAGAGCTTCGTTGTCGTCCACACAAACAAGCGTTTTAGAGAAAGATTTGATATCGACTTCCGTTATCTACTCGACATGATTCCAAATTCTTTCATGTCCCGCCATACAACCCTTGTGGTTCCCGGCAGCAAAATGGGTTTCACAATGGAAATCATTCTTGCCCCCCTCATTCACCAGATGATCGAAGAAGCAGGCAACTAA
- a CDS encoding CoB--CoM heterodisulfide reductase iron-sulfur subunit B family protein, producing the protein MLSYAYFPGCVAQGACRELHLSTTALASALDIKLIELKKAACCGSGTYKEESQLLEDTVNARNIALAESLNLPLLTHCSTCQGVIGHVDERLKDAKQNRPEYFEQINGLLEKESCSPYQGSTEVKHILWALVGDYGLDKLREKVQKPLKNLKCASFYGCYLLRAQKTIPFDDPVDPRSLENVFEAVGATSVVYEGRTQCCGWPLSSYATEQSFRMAGKHLKAAIAAGADCIVTPCPLCHLNLDSRQPEVEKVIGEKLGLPIIHLPQLVSLALGVPPEKLGLGKHIVSTKPLLEKLGF; encoded by the coding sequence ATGTTGAGCTACGCGTATTTTCCCGGTTGTGTCGCCCAAGGAGCTTGCCGGGAGCTTCACCTCTCTACAACAGCTCTCGCAAGTGCTCTGGATATTAAACTCATTGAATTAAAAAAAGCAGCCTGTTGCGGTTCTGGCACTTATAAAGAAGAGTCCCAACTCCTCGAAGACACCGTTAATGCCCGCAATATTGCCCTCGCCGAGTCTTTAAATTTACCGCTCCTCACCCATTGCAGCACTTGCCAAGGGGTCATTGGTCATGTGGATGAACGACTTAAGGATGCCAAGCAAAATCGACCAGAATATTTTGAACAGATTAATGGTCTTTTAGAAAAGGAAAGCTGTTCGCCCTACCAAGGGTCAACGGAAGTCAAACATATTCTCTGGGCACTGGTCGGTGATTATGGCCTAGACAAGTTACGGGAAAAGGTACAAAAGCCCCTGAAAAATTTAAAGTGTGCGTCTTTTTACGGCTGCTATTTATTGCGTGCTCAGAAGACGATTCCTTTCGATGATCCAGTCGATCCGCGATCGCTAGAAAATGTGTTTGAAGCGGTTGGCGCAACCTCTGTTGTTTATGAAGGAAGAACCCAATGTTGTGGTTGGCCTTTGTCGAGCTATGCGACAGAACAGTCTTTTCGGATGGCAGGCAAACATCTCAAGGCGGCGATCGCCGCAGGGGCAGATTGTATTGTGACTCCCTGTCCGTTATGTCACCTCAATTTAGATTCACGGCAGCCGGAAGTTGAAAAAGTGATTGGCGAAAAATTAGGCTTACCGATCATTCATCTACCCCAATTGGTCTCCCTCGCCCTCGGTGTGCCGCCAGAAAAATTGGGTCTGGGTAAACATATTGTTTCGACCAAGCCACTCTTAGAAAAATTAGGGTTTTGA
- a CDS encoding response regulator has protein sequence MHGTLNEIDIRSIFQLVELGQRTGQLVIDAPTASFAYNTSWQDPALFSHHQAKSSSEPNLAWYVFFVNGQIVYATNNRSSNLHRLKGYLRHYRLDTKLDELKTPQAIASMNIIEYAYLWLLLEQNVITTEQGRHILQCMIQETLFDLLSLHQGSFNFRLSTPLSPQLASYSITTILLETTKKVQKWKQLLPLIKSPHQCPVITYEHKLAAELPPNAYQRLIHWSKGETSLRQLARYLNRDLVTLSKALHPYVEKGWIQMMNPEEHSSPTTAKPSWEKNQTLTAPKILCIDDDLTIGKTVEEMLRPYGYEVELVQEPLSTFERAFNYDPDLILCDIAMPTLDGNQICNMLRASNRFRLTPIIMLTGKEGFIDRVKANMVGSSDYLTKPFGSQELLALIEKYIPWQIPADSPAAP, from the coding sequence ATGCACGGGACTCTCAACGAAATCGATATTCGCAGCATTTTCCAGCTCGTCGAGTTAGGGCAGCGTACGGGTCAACTAGTAATTGATGCACCCACCGCTTCCTTTGCTTACAACACAAGTTGGCAAGACCCAGCACTTTTTTCCCACCATCAGGCCAAGTCATCTTCAGAGCCTAATTTGGCTTGGTATGTCTTTTTTGTGAATGGTCAGATCGTTTACGCCACCAATAATCGCAGTTCAAATCTCCATCGTTTAAAAGGCTATTTAAGGCACTATCGTCTCGATACAAAACTAGATGAACTGAAAACCCCTCAGGCGATCGCCTCCATGAATATCATCGAGTATGCCTATCTCTGGCTACTCCTAGAACAAAACGTAATCACCACCGAACAAGGGCGTCACATCCTCCAGTGCATGATCCAAGAAACACTATTTGATTTACTAAGCCTCCACCAAGGCTCCTTTAACTTCCGCCTCAGTACACCCCTATCACCCCAACTAGCCAGCTATTCCATTACAACCATCCTCCTCGAAACCACCAAGAAAGTTCAAAAATGGAAACAACTACTACCACTGATCAAATCCCCCCATCAATGCCCCGTCATTACATACGAGCACAAACTCGCCGCCGAACTGCCTCCCAATGCCTACCAAAGACTCATTCACTGGAGCAAAGGAGAGACATCCCTCCGTCAACTCGCCCGCTACCTCAACCGTGACCTTGTTACCCTCTCCAAAGCACTGCACCCCTACGTGGAAAAAGGCTGGATCCAGATGATGAATCCCGAAGAACATTCATCTCCAACAACAGCAAAACCCTCATGGGAAAAAAACCAGACCCTCACAGCACCGAAAATCCTTTGCATCGATGACGATCTCACCATCGGCAAAACCGTCGAAGAAATGTTGCGTCCCTACGGTTATGAAGTGGAATTAGTGCAGGAGCCTTTAAGCACCTTTGAGCGCGCCTTCAATTACGATCCCGATTTAATCCTTTGCGATATTGCCATGCCCACATTAGATGGCAATCAAATCTGTAATATGCTTCGAGCCTCTAACCGTTTTCGCCTCACACCCATTATCATGTTGACCGGCAAAGAAGGTTTTATTGATCGTGTCAAAGCTAATATGGTGGGGTCTTCTGACTATCTCACCAAGCCCTTCGGCTCCCAGGAACTTCTCGCCTTGATTGAAAAATACATTCCGTGGCAAATCCC
- a CDS encoding sensor histidine kinase, with amino-acid sequence MSEPINHSDAALLMALQLGKIQAGFLGQTAHELRSPMSHIMSLQQLILTDLCEDPAEEREFIAQCYAASQKFMQLLDLVVDVSKLDYGATKPKSTPFDVMGMMAELESIWGVKAKNRNLNLQFPTVPENFALAMVGDRQRIYQFFMTLINTTINETPTGDIIFHYEQPEGDRLAFQLRCQCDHNFWQDTRVKDLEIKAKPTLQELQAAAEAFEFSPALKWQLCTKLITTLGGQIKQDYSSEGVIQVTGWLPLENKK; translated from the coding sequence ATGTCTGAACCAATAAATCATTCCGATGCGGCTCTACTAATGGCGTTGCAGTTAGGGAAAATACAGGCCGGCTTCCTTGGTCAAACGGCTCACGAGCTGCGATCGCCGATGAGTCACATTATGAGTTTGCAGCAGCTAATTTTGACAGATCTATGTGAAGATCCAGCGGAAGAACGGGAGTTTATTGCCCAGTGCTACGCAGCCAGTCAAAAGTTTATGCAATTGCTTGACCTCGTCGTCGATGTGTCGAAGTTGGACTATGGCGCAACTAAACCAAAGTCTACTCCTTTTGATGTCATGGGTATGATGGCGGAGCTAGAGTCAATTTGGGGCGTTAAGGCGAAAAACCGCAATCTTAATCTTCAGTTTCCGACTGTTCCAGAAAATTTTGCACTGGCTATGGTGGGCGATCGCCAACGTATTTATCAATTCTTTATGACCTTGATCAATACAACAATCAATGAAACGCCGACGGGAGATATCATCTTTCACTACGAACAACCAGAGGGCGATCGCCTCGCCTTTCAGCTACGCTGCCAATGTGACCACAATTTTTGGCAAGATACCCGCGTCAAAGACTTAGAAATTAAAGCGAAACCAACCCTACAAGAACTCCAAGCCGCCGCCGAAGCTTTTGAGTTTTCGCCCGCCCTAAAATGGCAACTCTGCACAAAACTGATCACCACCCTAGGGGGACAAATTAAGCAAGACTATAGCTCTGAGGGGGTTATACAGGTAACGGGCTGGCTTCCTCTAGAGAACAAGAAATAA
- the hmpF gene encoding pilus motility taxis protein HmpF, translating into MLYLAEVKKTKGFMGVKTEVKLLACERNDKSWSAVPADEAIAADDLSQFGDGALVVVNLGGNRQIQGTPEPAGNRILSILQNFSRLLEKTKAQEEEIEQWKQSLTYQAEELNRRQAEMENRLEELEGAEEELERLAAQRDEVEKLKAESDALKAEFDRKQAELEGAWEHLRGEQARLEELQNESNGSSNGGGSLAPEQTERLKAIFEQIQGAIAPTDNFQERLANVLEASEQQQQQLKTGWDRLEEDRSQYQKLESDVQAIATELDQQEGILNEKTSALEAAKRQVQVQQELLQSKQQYLQFLTLALQNHEELSTSISGLAAGLGDSETEIVDVETLESMPLGELESTVNNLKGELDKLVNFVNDQEEELTLQHDAVKELREKIEATDPSDVMAYQELEEELKDEQERMGMLNETLVGQRRTLRDRQSVMRQHLQVLKRRQGVIEVEVETNINLNPVLARIQDEQQEYAEKRQKLTEILEQMNQSVQQTKDVLSTQESEVKQEKERFEQLQTEYKQKQLNYERLKVKVELYEAYLQPLQDNLDHINQPLRELEQLTHQFSSTTEQQQNLANELKSTLDPLMN; encoded by the coding sequence GTGCTATATCTTGCAGAAGTCAAAAAGACAAAAGGTTTCATGGGCGTTAAAACGGAGGTAAAACTGCTCGCCTGTGAACGAAATGACAAAAGTTGGAGTGCCGTACCTGCTGATGAGGCGATCGCCGCCGATGATTTGAGCCAGTTTGGCGATGGTGCGCTGGTCGTTGTAAACCTTGGTGGCAACCGTCAAATTCAAGGCACTCCCGAACCTGCGGGTAACCGAATTTTAAGTATTCTCCAGAACTTCTCAAGGCTGTTGGAGAAAACAAAGGCTCAGGAAGAAGAAATTGAACAGTGGAAACAATCCCTGACCTATCAAGCGGAAGAGCTCAACCGCCGTCAGGCAGAAATGGAAAATCGTTTAGAAGAGCTAGAAGGAGCAGAAGAAGAACTAGAGCGCCTAGCCGCTCAGCGAGATGAAGTCGAAAAACTCAAGGCCGAGTCCGATGCACTTAAAGCCGAATTTGACCGTAAACAAGCTGAACTAGAAGGTGCTTGGGAACATTTGCGGGGGGAACAAGCCCGTTTAGAAGAGCTGCAAAACGAGAGTAACGGCTCTAGCAATGGTGGCGGTAGCCTTGCACCGGAACAAACGGAACGTCTCAAGGCAATTTTTGAACAAATTCAAGGGGCGATCGCCCCCACCGATAATTTTCAGGAGCGTTTGGCGAATGTCCTAGAAGCTTCAGAACAGCAACAACAACAGCTTAAAACAGGGTGGGACAGACTCGAAGAAGACCGCAGTCAGTACCAAAAACTAGAAAGTGATGTACAGGCGATCGCCACAGAGCTTGACCAACAAGAAGGCATTTTGAACGAAAAAACGAGCGCACTAGAAGCAGCAAAACGCCAAGTTCAAGTCCAGCAAGAATTATTGCAATCCAAGCAACAATACCTCCAATTTTTGACCCTTGCCCTCCAAAACCATGAAGAATTAAGCACCTCCATTAGCGGACTAGCCGCCGGTCTGGGAGATTCCGAAACCGAGATAGTAGATGTCGAAACCCTAGAGTCGATGCCCCTTGGCGAACTAGAAAGCACCGTTAACAATCTCAAAGGTGAATTAGATAAGCTGGTTAACTTCGTTAATGACCAAGAAGAAGAACTAACCCTCCAGCACGATGCGGTAAAAGAACTACGCGAAAAAATCGAAGCCACCGATCCCAGCGATGTAATGGCCTATCAAGAATTAGAAGAAGAGCTAAAAGACGAGCAAGAACGTATGGGCATGCTCAACGAAACCCTTGTGGGACAAAGACGAACCCTCCGCGATCGCCAATCGGTCATGCGTCAGCACCTACAAGTTTTAAAGCGTCGCCAAGGCGTGATCGAAGTTGAAGTAGAAACAAACATTAATCTCAATCCAGTCCTTGCCCGTATCCAAGACGAGCAGCAAGAATACGCAGAAAAACGCCAAAAACTCACCGAAATCCTTGAGCAGATGAACCAATCTGTGCAGCAGACAAAAGATGTTTTATCAACACAAGAATCAGAAGTAAAACAAGAAAAAGAACGTTTCGAGCAACTACAAACCGAATACAAACAAAAGCAATTAAACTACGAACGTTTAAAAGTCAAAGTCGAACTATACGAAGCCTATCTCCAACCATTACAAGACAACCTAGACCACATTAACCAGCCACTGCGGGAGTTAGAACAGCTGACTCACCAGTTTTCTAGCACCACCGAGCAACAGCAAAATCTAGCAAATGAATTAAAATCCACCCTAGATCCTTTAATGAACTAA